In Paenibacillus hexagrammi, the following are encoded in one genomic region:
- a CDS encoding CgeB family protein, giving the protein MRRSRTDWDRGQQDGYERGWRHGYHLGRCKGIMSRIPEDRKRREIRVLYVSSGLWSYRPLDSGITEELEAVCAEVRVALPTDPVADIAKAYRPDLVLSLNSVELLKVHIIDEIRAMGILTAVWFTDDPYYSDVTVDIAKHYDYVFTLEMNSVPLYRQAGCRHVYYLPFGVNRSLFHPQPASPEHSVDVIFIGSAFRNRVAFFDEIAPELSSMNLLIAGYWWDRLQHYDVLQSKIRTGYWISPEESARYYSSAKIVINMHRAIDDETNRNSSGIQAESINPRTFEISACAPLQLTDVRANLSAMYRSGLDIATYDSPQELVRQIQYYLGHEEQRQEIAWRGLERTMREHTYRTRIQRMFEPIYDGHSE; this is encoded by the coding sequence ATGAGACGAAGCCGAACCGATTGGGATCGGGGACAGCAGGACGGTTATGAGCGCGGTTGGAGACACGGCTATCATTTGGGGCGCTGCAAGGGTATCATGAGCCGGATTCCGGAAGATAGGAAGCGGCGCGAGATCCGTGTGCTGTATGTGTCTTCCGGTCTGTGGTCATACCGTCCTCTCGATTCCGGGATCACGGAGGAGCTTGAGGCGGTGTGCGCTGAAGTCAGGGTCGCGCTTCCTACTGACCCCGTAGCGGATATCGCCAAAGCTTACAGGCCGGATCTCGTCTTATCGCTCAATTCTGTGGAACTGCTCAAGGTCCATATCATTGATGAGATTCGCGCCATGGGAATCTTAACTGCCGTCTGGTTTACGGATGATCCCTATTACAGCGATGTGACCGTTGATATCGCCAAGCATTACGACTACGTGTTTACCTTGGAAATGAATAGCGTCCCTCTCTACCGACAAGCGGGCTGCCGTCATGTGTATTATCTCCCGTTCGGTGTCAATCGCTCCTTGTTCCACCCTCAGCCCGCCAGTCCGGAGCACAGCGTCGACGTCATCTTTATCGGTAGCGCCTTTCGGAACCGTGTAGCCTTCTTTGATGAAATCGCACCGGAGCTATCGAGCATGAATCTGTTGATCGCAGGTTATTGGTGGGACCGGCTGCAGCATTACGATGTTTTGCAGTCCAAGATCCGCACCGGCTATTGGATATCACCCGAGGAAAGCGCCCGCTATTACAGCTCCGCCAAAATTGTCATTAATATGCACCGCGCCATTGATGATGAAACCAACCGCAACAGCAGCGGCATACAGGCCGAATCGATCAATCCGCGTACGTTTGAAATCAGTGCCTGCGCTCCGCTGCAGCTTACGGATGTCAGAGCGAACTTATCCGCTATGTATCGCTCGGGCCTTGACATTGCCACCTATGATTCACCTCAAGAGCTTGTTCGGCAAATTCAATATTACTTGGGTCATGAGGAGCAGCGGCAGGAGATCGCTTGGAGAGGGCTTGAACGAACGATGCGTGAGCACACGTACCGAACTCGGATCCAGCGTATGTTCGAGCCTATTTACGACGGTCATTCTGAATGA
- the rfbD gene encoding dTDP-4-dehydrorhamnose reductase yields the protein MRRRVALLGANGQLGTDIRRVLAESKNVELILITREQFNMENTEAIIPYLEKLGRLHAVINCTAFHNTEACESDPLKALVVNAIALHRIASFCEQQDAVLYHFSTDYVFDGAKGSPYTELDSTHPLNVYGSTKVAGEKVIAAYMDRYFIFRVSSLFGAAGSSGKGGNFIETMLRLVQQGKPVSVVDDVIMSPTHTLDVARALHTFIQQDIEEYGIYHCSGEGACSWYDLAVRTFELCEIPYEAKPIVSSSYESKCQRPSYSVLDNSKINRIHQMPFGRAP from the coding sequence ATGAGGCGGCGTGTTGCGCTGCTAGGCGCCAACGGGCAGCTGGGCACGGATATTCGCCGAGTACTGGCGGAGAGTAAGAATGTGGAGCTGATCCTGATCACACGGGAGCAGTTCAATATGGAGAATACGGAAGCGATTATCCCGTATCTGGAGAAGCTGGGGAGGCTCCATGCCGTGATCAATTGTACGGCCTTTCACAATACGGAGGCATGCGAAAGCGATCCGCTTAAAGCTCTGGTCGTCAACGCTATTGCACTGCATCGCATCGCATCCTTCTGTGAACAGCAGGATGCTGTTTTGTACCATTTCAGCACGGACTACGTGTTTGACGGCGCGAAGGGAAGCCCCTATACCGAATTGGATTCTACGCATCCGCTGAATGTGTATGGCAGCACCAAGGTTGCCGGAGAAAAAGTCATCGCCGCTTACATGGACCGCTACTTCATCTTCCGCGTTTCTTCCCTGTTCGGCGCTGCCGGCTCGAGCGGCAAGGGCGGGAATTTCATCGAGACCATGCTTCGTCTCGTGCAGCAGGGCAAACCGGTATCCGTGGTTGACGATGTCATTATGTCACCGACTCATACCCTGGACGTGGCGAGAGCACTGCACACCTTCATCCAGCAGGATATCGAGGAATACGGCATCTATCATTGCAGCGGAGAAGGGGCCTGCAGCTGGTACGATCTCGCAGTCAGAACCTTCGAGCTGTGCGAAATTCCCTATGAAGCGAAGCCAATCGTATCAAGCTCTTACGAATCCAAATGCCAACGCCCTTCGTACAGTGTGCTGGATAACAGCAAAATCAACCGGATTCATCAAATGCCTTTTGGGAGAGCTCCTTGA
- a CDS encoding NAD-dependent epimerase/dehydratase family protein: MNTIMVTGAGGYIGSVLVPKLLDKGYHVKAVDRFFFGKDKLQQHPNLVLIQEDTRRLKEEAFAGVDAVIDLVAISNDPSGELFQEATYQINHISRVSTAHKAKKLGVKRYILPSSCSLYGFQPPEVVVDETSKTNPLTTYAKANEMAEHGVLPLADDSFTAVVIRQATVYGHSPRIRFDLAINGMALGAWKTGVIPLMRDGSQWRPFVHVQDTTDVMCLLLEADPAIINGQIYNVGSDSNNYQLGKLAEEITGVLPKPVTIEWYGAPDHRSYRVNFEKIEKALNWKASWTAAKGALEIYHALEAGEISNMDQTITLSWYQELMKWHKIIEGVKLYGGIMDLEGPSEG; encoded by the coding sequence ATGAATACAATCATGGTAACCGGAGCCGGGGGCTACATCGGCAGTGTCCTGGTGCCTAAGCTCTTGGATAAAGGCTATCACGTCAAAGCGGTGGACCGATTCTTTTTCGGTAAAGATAAGCTTCAGCAGCATCCGAATCTTGTACTGATCCAGGAGGATACTCGGCGGCTGAAGGAGGAGGCCTTCGCAGGTGTGGATGCGGTGATCGACCTGGTCGCGATTTCCAACGATCCTAGCGGCGAGCTGTTCCAAGAAGCTACCTATCAGATTAACCATATCTCCAGAGTCAGCACTGCGCACAAAGCGAAGAAGCTCGGCGTGAAGAGATATATTCTGCCTTCCTCCTGCAGCTTGTACGGCTTTCAGCCGCCTGAGGTCGTGGTGGATGAAACGTCGAAGACGAATCCGCTCACGACGTATGCCAAAGCTAATGAAATGGCTGAACACGGCGTGCTGCCCTTGGCAGACGATTCCTTCACGGCTGTAGTGATCCGGCAGGCGACAGTTTACGGACATTCGCCCCGCATTCGTTTTGATCTGGCGATTAACGGTATGGCACTTGGCGCCTGGAAGACAGGTGTGATTCCGCTGATGAGGGACGGCTCCCAATGGAGACCCTTCGTGCACGTGCAGGATACGACAGATGTGATGTGTCTGCTGCTCGAAGCCGATCCGGCGATCATTAACGGACAGATATATAACGTAGGCTCGGACAGCAACAACTATCAGCTCGGCAAGCTGGCTGAAGAAATTACAGGTGTGCTTCCTAAGCCCGTGACCATCGAATGGTACGGCGCACCGGACCACCGTTCATACCGCGTCAACTTCGAGAAGATTGAGAAGGCTCTGAATTGGAAAGCAAGCTGGACTGCCGCCAAGGGAGCGCTTGAAATCTATCATGCCCTCGAAGCGGGAGAGATCTCCAACATGGATCAGACGATTACGCTGAGCTGGTATCAAGAGCTGATGAAATGGCACAAGATCATTGAGGGTGTGAAGCTGTACGGAGGTATCATGGATTTGGAAGGACCGAGTGAAGGATGA
- the rfbC gene encoding dTDP-4-dehydrorhamnose 3,5-epimerase — translation MKVIATRLPEVLVFEPTAHGDHRGFFMESYNRQALAQFGMQHDFIQDNHSLSVQPGILRGLHYQLAPKAQTKLVRVLSGAVYDVVVDIRKGSPTFGEWVGVLLSADNKRQILVPKGFAHGVCTLVPNTELLYKVDEYYSPEHDRGIQWNDPQLGIDWPVSSPVLSDKDRHHPPLQSAENNFVYEGGTETSSAKEEHE, via the coding sequence ATGAAAGTAATAGCAACCAGGCTTCCCGAAGTGCTGGTATTCGAGCCGACTGCGCATGGCGATCATCGCGGTTTTTTCATGGAGAGCTATAACCGGCAGGCTCTGGCACAGTTCGGCATGCAGCATGACTTTATTCAGGATAACCATTCTTTATCGGTTCAGCCGGGCATCCTGCGCGGACTTCATTACCAGCTTGCGCCTAAGGCTCAGACGAAGCTGGTGCGTGTCCTGTCGGGAGCTGTTTACGATGTTGTGGTCGATATCCGCAAAGGCTCGCCAACTTTCGGAGAATGGGTAGGTGTTCTGCTGAGTGCGGATAACAAACGGCAAATTCTAGTGCCCAAGGGCTTTGCACATGGGGTATGCACGCTGGTACCGAACACGGAGCTTCTCTACAAAGTAGATGAGTATTACTCGCCGGAGCATGATCGCGGCATTCAATGGAACGATCCGCAGCTGGGCATCGACTGGCCTGTATCGAGCCCCGTGTTATCCGATAAGGACCGTCATCATCCGCCGCTTCAGTCGGCTGAGAACAATTTTGTCTACGAAGGCGGCACAGAAACGAGCAGCGCGAAGGAGGAGCATGAATGA
- the lhgO gene encoding L-2-hydroxyglutarate oxidase — MKRYDYIIIGGGIVGLTIARELKRREPSRTVCILEKEADVAVHASGRNSGVLHAGFYYTANSLKAKFTRDGNAAMRAYCKEHGLRINECGKLVVAQDESELAGLEELKRRADINGVELVWMDEEEMKTIDPNARTYGKALYSPNTASVDPVEVCMRLKQENIENDVEFHFHTQYKKHKGGAVYTTSGAYRYGYLINAAGLYADSIAHDFGFGLTYTIIPFKGIYLKYTKNKTDVTTNIYPVPNLRNPFLGVHYTKTVDGSIKIGPTAIPAFWRENYSGFSGFSFKEFLQIVGYEAKLFLTNSFHFRRLALEEMRKYIKAHFIRLGMSMVQSIDPKGFGHFLRPGIRAQLLNKQTLELVQDFVIEGDGSSMHVLNAVSPAFTCSMPFAAYVVDQITEKRGGTL, encoded by the coding sequence ATGAAGCGCTATGATTACATCATTATCGGAGGCGGCATCGTCGGTTTGACGATTGCCCGGGAGCTGAAGCGGCGGGAGCCTTCAAGAACGGTTTGCATTTTGGAAAAGGAAGCCGATGTCGCGGTTCATGCCAGCGGACGCAACAGCGGTGTGCTTCATGCGGGCTTCTATTATACGGCTAACAGCCTGAAAGCCAAGTTTACCAGGGATGGCAATGCGGCCATGCGCGCTTATTGCAAGGAGCATGGCCTACGCATAAATGAATGCGGGAAGCTGGTCGTGGCCCAGGATGAGTCCGAACTTGCGGGACTAGAGGAGCTGAAGCGAAGAGCGGATATCAACGGCGTGGAGCTGGTATGGATGGACGAAGAAGAGATGAAAACCATCGACCCCAATGCCCGCACGTATGGCAAAGCCCTGTACTCCCCCAACACAGCTTCCGTCGATCCTGTCGAGGTGTGCATGAGGCTCAAGCAGGAGAACATCGAGAATGACGTTGAGTTCCACTTTCATACGCAGTACAAGAAGCACAAGGGGGGCGCGGTTTATACGACCTCAGGCGCATACCGATATGGATATCTGATCAATGCAGCCGGATTGTATGCAGACAGCATTGCCCACGATTTTGGCTTCGGCCTCACCTATACGATCATTCCTTTTAAAGGCATCTACTTGAAATATACGAAAAATAAAACCGACGTCACAACAAACATCTATCCCGTTCCCAATCTGCGCAATCCATTCCTCGGCGTGCACTATACCAAGACAGTAGACGGCAGTATCAAAATCGGACCAACCGCGATCCCCGCATTTTGGCGGGAGAATTATTCGGGCTTCTCCGGGTTCAGCTTCAAGGAATTCCTTCAAATCGTAGGCTATGAAGCCAAACTGTTCCTAACCAACTCCTTTCACTTTCGCAGGCTGGCGCTGGAAGAAATGCGCAAATATATCAAGGCTCACTTCATTCGGCTTGGCATGAGCATGGTTCAATCGATCGATCCCAAAGGCTTCGGCCACTTCCTGCGGCCGGGTATCCGGGCGCAGCTGCTTAACAAACAGACACTGGAGCTGGTCCAGGATTTTGTCATTGAAGGCGACGGCAGCTCTATGCACGTGCTGAATGCAGTTTCTCCGGCGTTCACCTGCTCGATGCCGTTTGCCGCTTATGTCGTTGATCAGATTACAGAGAAACGGGGAGGAACCCTCTAA
- a CDS encoding sugar phosphate nucleotidyltransferase, which produces MKGVILAGGTGTRLRPLTSMLNKHLLPVGRYPMIYYAIDKLRLAGVTDILLVTNKQSAPLYVQFLGSGKEWGVKITYKIQDQAGGIADALELAESFVHPGEKLIVLLGDNLFEDSLAGCVKEFEQQSEGARVFLKQVDDPRRFGVPVMNGDLIERIEEKPKEPKSSYCVTGIYMYDEMVFDMIRAIEPSARGELEITDVNNLYATKGLLTYSILNGWWIDAGTFPSLYEATDRLRNYSGDPT; this is translated from the coding sequence ATGAAGGGAGTCATTCTTGCAGGAGGGACGGGAACGCGTCTTCGGCCTCTGACCAGTATGCTGAATAAACACCTTCTTCCCGTTGGCAGGTATCCCATGATTTACTATGCCATAGATAAGCTTCGGCTTGCTGGGGTTACGGATATTTTGCTTGTGACGAACAAGCAATCTGCTCCGCTTTATGTGCAGTTTCTTGGCAGCGGAAAAGAATGGGGCGTCAAGATTACGTACAAAATCCAAGATCAAGCCGGGGGCATCGCGGATGCGCTGGAACTGGCGGAAAGCTTCGTCCATCCCGGCGAGAAACTCATTGTTCTGCTCGGTGATAATCTCTTCGAGGATTCCCTGGCAGGCTGCGTAAAGGAGTTCGAGCAGCAATCCGAAGGGGCGCGCGTATTTCTAAAGCAGGTGGATGATCCCAGGCGCTTCGGTGTTCCTGTCATGAACGGAGATCTGATAGAGCGAATCGAAGAGAAGCCGAAAGAGCCTAAGTCTTCGTATTGCGTCACCGGCATTTACATGTATGACGAGATGGTGTTCGATATGATTCGAGCGATCGAGCCGTCAGCGAGGGGAGAGCTGGAGATCACAGATGTGAATAACCTCTATGCGACCAAAGGGCTGCTAACCTACAGCATCCTAAACGGCTGGTGGATCGATGCGGGGACGTTCCCTTCACTCTACGAAGCCACGGATCGACTGCGCAATTATTCGGGTGATCCTACATGA
- a CDS encoding glycosyltransferase family 2 protein encodes MTTSIIIPTFNEKTLLQDCIYSIRQHTDTPYEIIVVDNGSTDGTLDLLIQEKVPFISFFENRGFPAACNAGMRAAKGSEILLLNNDVLLTPGWLRNMLDCLYHRKDVGIVGPMTNYASGRQKIEEPYTSLEDMTQRFNVEKKGTYSEAQRVIGFCFLIKREVMNQVGLLDERYSPGHYEDDDYCYRTRLAGYSLCLAEDTFIFHYGSASFVKKGEEFQRIVDRSRELFIAKWGVDPQAFI; translated from the coding sequence ATGACAACGAGCATCATTATTCCTACTTTTAATGAAAAGACGCTGCTGCAGGACTGCATCTATTCGATCCGTCAGCATACGGATACTCCTTATGAAATCATCGTGGTCGACAACGGCTCGACGGACGGCACATTGGATTTGTTAATCCAAGAAAAAGTTCCTTTCATTTCTTTCTTTGAAAATAGAGGCTTTCCGGCCGCATGCAACGCAGGGATGAGAGCAGCTAAAGGAAGCGAGATTCTGCTGCTCAATAATGATGTGCTGCTTACCCCCGGCTGGCTGCGAAATATGCTGGATTGCCTCTACCATCGTAAGGATGTGGGCATTGTCGGTCCGATGACGAATTATGCCAGCGGCCGGCAAAAAATAGAGGAGCCCTATACAAGTCTCGAGGATATGACGCAGAGGTTTAATGTGGAGAAGAAGGGGACCTATTCGGAGGCTCAACGCGTCATCGGATTCTGCTTCTTGATCAAACGGGAGGTCATGAATCAGGTCGGTCTGCTCGATGAGCGATACAGTCCCGGGCATTACGAGGACGACGATTACTGCTACCGCACACGACTAGCGGGATACTCCCTTTGCCTGGCGGAGGATACGTTCATCTTCCATTACGGCAGTGCAAGCTTCGTCAAGAAGGGCGAAGAGTTTCAACGAATCGTCGATCGCTCACGGGAGCTGTTTATTGCAAAATGGGGAGTCGATCCCCAGGCTTTCATCTAA
- a CDS encoding glycosyltransferase family 2 protein — protein MKRRAVFRKFRKKRPAPKQALRRRRKTASKRAPAWTAAAERAGSRYAVDHPLPEGESPHRYINTLWYYYSIGEGKQIPPGQAAACGMAFLKGYCTRSGLQDENRVPVPTLKSIAAVVTVRNEEDSITGVLGELSRLPLQELIVVINGSTDRSFALVRQNRLATIIHYPDSLGHDIGRAIGAKQTTADMVLFLDGDIPVKAEQLVPFIRAIDLGADVALNDVSPYIGSFAYHDGVTMMKEFLNHIQGKPQLRANSMTAIPHMLSRHAIERIGPANLAVPPKAQALAAQLGLSIVAPASVDVIKGNKVTRMNTGVSNPVSSMILGDHMEALHMLMANNGQRLRFEDISRNRRVLSEGSP, from the coding sequence ATGAAACGAAGAGCTGTCTTTCGGAAATTTCGCAAGAAGAGACCGGCCCCTAAGCAAGCCCTTCGCAGAAGACGAAAGACCGCAAGCAAGCGGGCTCCCGCATGGACGGCAGCAGCCGAGCGGGCAGGAAGCAGATACGCTGTGGATCATCCGCTTCCTGAGGGGGAGTCCCCTCATCGCTACATCAATACCTTGTGGTATTACTATTCCATCGGGGAAGGGAAGCAGATACCGCCCGGGCAGGCAGCGGCCTGCGGGATGGCGTTTCTTAAAGGCTATTGCACGAGGTCCGGTCTACAAGATGAGAATCGTGTGCCTGTTCCAACCTTAAAAAGCATCGCTGCGGTCGTGACTGTACGCAATGAAGAAGATTCGATCACCGGTGTTCTGGGGGAGCTTAGCAGGCTTCCGCTGCAGGAGCTCATCGTCGTGATTAACGGCTCGACGGACCGCAGCTTTGCTCTTGTCAGACAGAATCGCCTAGCTACGATCATCCATTATCCGGATTCGCTCGGCCACGATATCGGTCGCGCCATCGGCGCCAAGCAGACAACGGCGGACATGGTACTGTTCCTGGACGGCGATATTCCGGTCAAAGCGGAGCAGCTGGTTCCCTTTATTCGGGCCATCGATCTGGGAGCCGACGTAGCGCTGAATGATGTGAGTCCGTATATCGGCTCGTTCGCTTACCATGACGGCGTGACGATGATGAAGGAGTTCTTGAACCACATTCAAGGCAAACCGCAATTGCGTGCCAACTCCATGACGGCTATTCCCCATATGCTGTCTCGCCACGCTATCGAGCGGATCGGACCGGCGAATTTGGCGGTGCCGCCGAAAGCCCAAGCGTTAGCTGCTCAGCTAGGGCTTAGCATTGTCGCACCGGCTAGTGTGGATGTAATCAAAGGGAATAAAGTAACCCGTATGAACACAGGTGTATCCAACCCTGTATCGAGCATGATTCTCGGAGATCACATGGAAGCACTCCATATGTTAATGGCGAATAACGGTCAAAGGCTCCGCTTCGAGGACATCAGCAGGAATCGAAGAGTGCTATCGGAGGGATCTCCATGA
- a CDS encoding glycosyltransferase family 2 protein has product MLKPKARSPRVIKPSSDQTVPTVSVIIPAMNERRTIASVIRQARGVHPSTEIIVVVNGSRDGTEQIARRMGARVFAYPEPLGHDVGRGIGAGHARGSILLFIDADIVIKARDLKPFVRAVERGVDVALNSYTGNIHKQDVHPVVLAKHALNLALSRPDLLGASMTAIPHALSRRALEVIGTAALSVPPLAQTIAVTKGLDLHKVHEVNVGRMNPRKRRTFRVDPLRNLIVGDHLEAIGYLLEATNERGQQTDLFRDRSFVG; this is encoded by the coding sequence ATGTTGAAGCCGAAAGCGCGATCTCCTCGTGTCATCAAGCCCTCTTCTGATCAAACCGTTCCGACCGTGTCCGTCATCATACCGGCAATGAATGAGAGAAGGACCATTGCCTCTGTGATTCGCCAAGCTCGTGGCGTACATCCTTCTACGGAAATTATCGTTGTCGTAAACGGTTCGCGAGATGGAACGGAGCAAATTGCGCGCAGAATGGGCGCCAGAGTATTCGCATATCCAGAGCCTCTCGGTCATGATGTCGGACGGGGAATCGGCGCCGGGCATGCGAGAGGGAGCATTCTTTTATTTATCGATGCCGATATCGTCATTAAAGCGCGCGATCTTAAACCTTTTGTAAGAGCCGTTGAACGAGGTGTCGATGTCGCGCTGAACAGCTATACCGGCAACATTCATAAGCAGGACGTTCATCCGGTTGTACTAGCTAAACACGCACTGAATCTAGCCTTATCCCGGCCAGATCTGCTAGGGGCTTCCATGACTGCGATCCCGCATGCATTAAGCCGAAGAGCGCTTGAAGTGATCGGGACTGCAGCATTGTCCGTTCCACCGCTAGCTCAGACGATAGCTGTTACCAAGGGGCTTGATCTCCATAAGGTGCATGAGGTGAACGTAGGACGTATGAACCCAAGAAAGAGAAGAACGTTCAGAGTCGACCCTCTGAGAAACCTGATTGTAGGAGATCACTTGGAAGCGATCGGATATTTGCTGGAGGCGACGAACGAGCGGGGCCAGCAGACAGATTTGTTCCGGGACCGATCCTTTGTGGGGTGA
- a CDS encoding NAD(P)-dependent oxidoreductase, giving the protein MQKHRIGLVGTGFIARGLLLLLSSMPDMEVTAVLTRRKLNECTEVPLPHVLTNSIQELLAKSDLIVECSGDVIHATGVIAKAMEAALPVVTMDAELQVTTGSFFVSKGYITEAEGDQPGCLAALKANVESMGFKPLVYGNIKGFLNLNPPLEDMLYWGKRSGISLQMVTSFTDGTKVQIEQALVANGLGTGIAKDGLLGTAAEDLQEGAEVLAAEAKRLGKPIADYLLSAKSPPGVFITAEHDERQKDALAYFKMGKGPFYTLLQPYHLCHLEVVKTIRRTLLGEAPLLNNSASPKISVAAVAKRALTPGTVIKKGIGSFDVRGIAVDIAANPNHIPIGLLSYAVVKEHIEPGQILQFRDVDIPDSLASLAWQDIMKKN; this is encoded by the coding sequence ATGCAGAAACACCGTATTGGCCTTGTAGGAACCGGCTTTATTGCGCGCGGTTTGCTGCTGCTTCTTTCATCGATGCCGGATATGGAAGTAACAGCTGTTCTAACCCGCCGGAAGCTAAATGAATGTACGGAAGTGCCTCTGCCTCATGTGCTGACGAATTCCATTCAAGAACTGCTCGCCAAATCGGACTTGATCGTGGAATGCAGCGGAGACGTCATTCATGCCACAGGTGTGATTGCCAAAGCGATGGAAGCAGCACTCCCTGTTGTCACGATGGATGCCGAGCTTCAAGTGACCACTGGCTCTTTCTTTGTATCAAAGGGCTACATCACGGAGGCCGAGGGAGATCAGCCCGGATGTCTGGCAGCGCTCAAAGCCAATGTAGAGAGCATGGGCTTCAAGCCGCTCGTATACGGCAACATCAAGGGCTTCCTCAATCTGAACCCTCCCTTGGAGGACATGCTCTATTGGGGCAAGCGCAGCGGTATCAGTCTCCAGATGGTGACTTCATTCACGGACGGCACGAAAGTTCAGATTGAGCAGGCTCTAGTTGCCAACGGACTGGGTACCGGCATAGCCAAGGACGGCTTGCTCGGTACGGCGGCCGAAGACCTCCAGGAAGGCGCAGAGGTCTTGGCTGCGGAAGCCAAACGTCTGGGCAAGCCCATCGCCGATTATCTGCTCTCAGCCAAGTCGCCCCCGGGCGTATTTATTACAGCGGAGCATGACGAACGGCAGAAGGATGCCCTGGCTTACTTTAAAATGGGCAAAGGTCCGTTCTATACCCTGCTGCAGCCTTATCACCTTTGCCATTTGGAAGTAGTGAAGACCATTCGCCGCACCTTGCTAGGCGAGGCTCCGCTGCTGAACAATTCGGCGAGTCCTAAGATTAGCGTAGCAGCCGTAGCCAAACGGGCCCTTACACCTGGAACTGTGATAAAAAAAGGAATCGGCAGCTTCGATGTCAGAGGCATCGCTGTCGATATCGCAGCTAATCCGAATCACATTCCCATTGGACTGCTATCTTACGCCGTGGTTAAAGAACATATCGAGCCCGGACAGATTCTGCAATTTCGTGATGTAGATATCCCGGATAGTCTCGCTTCTCTAGCATGGCAGGACATCATGAAGAAGAACTAG
- a CDS encoding SulP family inorganic anion transporter: protein MLNSLKDNWLFNVRADVLAGITATLALIPDSIAFSFIAGVNPMVGIYSSICILLLISFFGGRPGMISAAAGSMSVLMIALVSEHGIQYLFAATILTGIIQLLMGLFKLGKLMNFVPHAVITGFINALAILIFLAQFRNFQGESWPMYLMVAGTLAIIYLFPYLTKAIPSPLVAVVIMMIATLIWDLPLRNVGQVAEIVPSLPSFLIPDIPFTWETLRIILPFSLSLAVVGYSETLLTQAIIDDMTHSKTSRNKEITGQGIANVVTGFFGGMAGCALVAESAINVKLGGRGRLSTLSAAVFLLILIQLFGTYVSLIPMAALVGVMMMVCYEIFDWSYIRQIPKLPKNEVFVMIATVAVVVYTHDLAIGVLVGVLISALIYAYKAASQVEVSQTIQDNEQTIHIKGPLFFVSANELMEQMDIHHDYEKVTLDLTNARVTDHTASLILKRLEEKLRNNGKEVQLLLKAP from the coding sequence ATGCTGAATTCTTTGAAAGATAATTGGCTATTTAACGTGCGGGCGGATGTGTTGGCGGGAATTACAGCTACACTGGCACTCATTCCCGACTCGATTGCTTTTTCTTTTATTGCAGGTGTGAATCCGATGGTAGGGATTTATTCCTCCATTTGCATTCTGCTCTTAATCTCGTTCTTCGGCGGAAGACCTGGTATGATTTCCGCTGCTGCCGGTTCCATGTCGGTGCTTATGATTGCCTTAGTCAGCGAGCATGGCATTCAGTATTTGTTTGCAGCTACGATCCTGACCGGCATCATTCAATTGCTGATGGGTCTGTTTAAACTGGGCAAGCTCATGAACTTTGTACCTCATGCGGTGATCACCGGCTTCATTAATGCATTAGCCATTCTGATCTTTTTGGCTCAATTTCGTAACTTTCAAGGCGAATCCTGGCCCATGTACCTGATGGTTGCCGGCACCTTGGCGATCATCTATTTGTTTCCTTATCTCACCAAAGCCATCCCCTCACCGCTTGTCGCCGTAGTCATTATGATGATCGCTACGCTGATCTGGGACCTCCCTCTGCGCAATGTCGGGCAAGTCGCAGAAATCGTCCCTTCGCTTCCAAGCTTCCTTATACCCGACATTCCTTTTACGTGGGAAACGCTGCGGATTATCCTTCCGTTCTCCCTCTCTCTCGCCGTTGTCGGTTACTCGGAAACGCTGCTGACTCAAGCCATCATCGATGATATGACCCATTCGAAAACAAGCCGGAACAAAGAAATCACTGGGCAAGGCATCGCCAATGTCGTCACCGGCTTCTTCGGGGGCATGGCGGGCTGCGCTCTCGTGGCGGAGTCCGCCATTAACGTGAAGCTCGGTGGACGAGGCCGATTGTCTACGCTATCAGCCGCCGTCTTTCTGCTAATTCTCATTCAGCTCTTCGGCACCTATGTCAGTCTGATCCCGATGGCAGCGCTGGTCGGTGTTATGATGATGGTATGTTACGAAATTTTCGACTGGAGCTATATCCGGCAAATTCCGAAGCTGCCCAAAAATGAAGTTTTCGTCATGATTGCTACGGTTGCAGTCGTCGTATATACACACGACCTCGCGATTGGCGTGCTCGTCGGTGTCCTGATCAGCGCCTTAATTTATGCTTATAAAGCAGCTTCTCAGGTTGAAGTGTCGCAGACCATCCAAGATAATGAGCAAACTATTCATATTAAAGGCCCTCTCTTCTTCGTAAGCGCCAATGAGCTGATGGAGCAAATGGACATTCATCACGATTACGAGAAAGTCACGCTGGATCTGACGAACGCCCGAGTTACGGATCACACCGCCTCCCTCATTCTGAAGCGACTGGAAGAGAAGCTGAGGAACAATGGCAAAGAAGTTCAATTGCTGCTGAAAGCCCCTTAA